Genomic window (Bacillus vallismortis):
GCAAAGAAAGCGTTTAATAACTATCAGGCAGTGCCGCCTGCAACAGGTATCGTGCACCAAGTAAACCTTGAGTTCCTGGCAAGTGTCGTCCATGCCATTGAAGAAGACGGCGAGCTTGTCACGTATCCTGATACGCTTGTCGGAACAGATTCACATACAACAATGATTAACGGAATCGGTGTTCTCGGATGGGGTGTCGGCGGAATTGAAGCTGAAGCAGGAATGCTTGGACAGCCTTCTTATTTCCCTGTTCCTGAGGTAATCGGCGCGAAACTTGTCGGCAAGCTTCCGAACGGAACAACCGCTACTGACTTGGCGTTAAAAGTGACTCAGGTGCTACGTGAAAAAGGCGTTGTGGGCAAGTTTGTTGAATTCTTCGGACCGGGAATTGCTGAATTGCCGCTTGCGGACCGTGCAACAATTGCGAACATGGCTCCGGAGTACGGCGCTACATGCGGATTCTTCCCAGTGGATGAAGAAGCGCTCAACTACATGCGTCTGACAGGCCGTGATCCTGAACATATTGATGTTGTCGAAGCATACTGCAGAAGCAATGGCTTGTTCTACACTCCTGATGTTGAAGACCCTCAATTTACTGATGTGGTTGAAATTGACTTGACCCAAATTGAAGCAAACTTATCAGGTCCAAAACGCCCTCAGGATTTAATCCCGCTTTCTGCTATGCAGGAAACGTTCAAAAAACATTTAGTCAGCCCTGCGGGTAACCAAGGATTCGGTTTAAATGCTGAAGAAGAAGATAAAGAAATTAATTTTAAACTCCTTAATGGCGAAGAAACAGTGATGAAAACGGGTGCGATAGCCATTGCTGCGATTACAAGCTGTACGAATACATCGAACCCGTACGTTCTGATCGGTGCCGGACTCGTAGCGAAAAAAGCGGTTGAATTAGGACTTGAGGTGCCTAATTACGTGAAAACGTCACTTGCACCGGGTTCTAAAGTCGTCACAGGATATCTTGTGAATTCTGGCCTTCTTCCATACATGAAAGAGCTTGGTTTTAACCTCGTTGGGTACGGATGTACAACATGTATCGGAAACTCAGGACCGCTTTCACCAGAAATCGAAGAAGCGGTTGCGAAAAATGATCTGCTGATTACGTCTGTCCTTTCCGGAAACCGTAACTTTGAAGGACGTATTCACCCGCTTGTTAAAGGCAACTATCTTGCTTCACCGCCGCTTGTTGTGGCATACGCGCTGGCTGGAACGGTGAACATTAACCTGAAAACCGATCCGATCGGTGTAGGCAAAGATGGTCAAAACGTTTACTTTAACGATATTTGGCCGTCGATGGATGAAATTAATTCACTTGTTAAGCAAACTGTTACGCCTGAGCTCTTCCGCAAAGAGTATGAAACGGTATTTGACGACAACAAGCGCTGGAACGAGATTGAAACGACAGATGAAGCGTTATATAAATGGGATAATGAGTCAACCTACATTCAGAATCCGCCATTCTTCGAAGAAATGTCTGTTGAACCAGGCAAGGTTGAACCACTCAAAGGTTTGCGTGTTGTCGGTAAATTCGGCGATTCAGTCACAACGGACCATATTTCTCCTGCAGGAGCAATCGGAAAAGACACGCCTGCCGGTAAGTACTTGCAAGAGAAAGGGGTTTCTCCTCGTGACTTTAACTCCTACGGCTCCCGCCGCGGAAACCATGAAGTCATGATGAGAGGAACATTTGCCAACATCCGCATCAAAAACCAAATCGCGCCGGGTACAGAAGGCGGATTTACAACGTACTGGCCGACTGGTGAAGTAACATCAATCTATGATGCGTGCATGAAATATAAAGAAGATAAAACCGGCCTTGTTGTATTAGCTGGAAAAGACTACGGTATGGGATCTTCACGTGACTGGGCTGCAAAAGGAACAAACCTTCTCGGCATCAGAACGGTCATTGCTGAGAGCTTTGAGAGAATTCACAGAAGCAAC
Coding sequences:
- the acnA gene encoding aconitate hydratase AcnA, yielding MANEQKTAAKDVFQARKTFTTNGKTYHYYSLKALEDAGVGKVSKLPYSIKVLLESVLRQVDGFVIKQEHVENLAKWGTAELKEIDVPFKPSRVILQDFTGVPAVVDLASLRKAMAAVGGDPDKINPEIPVDLVIDHSVQVDKAGTEDALAINMDLEFERNAERYKFLSWAKKAFNNYQAVPPATGIVHQVNLEFLASVVHAIEEDGELVTYPDTLVGTDSHTTMINGIGVLGWGVGGIEAEAGMLGQPSYFPVPEVIGAKLVGKLPNGTTATDLALKVTQVLREKGVVGKFVEFFGPGIAELPLADRATIANMAPEYGATCGFFPVDEEALNYMRLTGRDPEHIDVVEAYCRSNGLFYTPDVEDPQFTDVVEIDLTQIEANLSGPKRPQDLIPLSAMQETFKKHLVSPAGNQGFGLNAEEEDKEINFKLLNGEETVMKTGAIAIAAITSCTNTSNPYVLIGAGLVAKKAVELGLEVPNYVKTSLAPGSKVVTGYLVNSGLLPYMKELGFNLVGYGCTTCIGNSGPLSPEIEEAVAKNDLLITSVLSGNRNFEGRIHPLVKGNYLASPPLVVAYALAGTVNINLKTDPIGVGKDGQNVYFNDIWPSMDEINSLVKQTVTPELFRKEYETVFDDNKRWNEIETTDEALYKWDNESTYIQNPPFFEEMSVEPGKVEPLKGLRVVGKFGDSVTTDHISPAGAIGKDTPAGKYLQEKGVSPRDFNSYGSRRGNHEVMMRGTFANIRIKNQIAPGTEGGFTTYWPTGEVTSIYDACMKYKEDKTGLVVLAGKDYGMGSSRDWAAKGTNLLGIRTVIAESFERIHRSNLVFMGVLPLQFKQGENAETLGLTGKEVIEVDVDESVRPRDIVTVRAIDEDGNVKTFEALVRFDSEVEIDYYRHGGILQMVLRDKMKQS